The Paraburkholderia sp. SOS3 genome includes a region encoding these proteins:
- a CDS encoding thiamine pyrophosphate-binding protein, whose product MPQSNASADSSSDTTTGARLIVDALLTHGVERVFCVPGESFLAVLDSLHDETERVQTVVCRHEAAAANMAEAVGKLTGRPGVAIVTRGPGATHASIGVHTAFQDSTPMILLIGQCAREHLDREAFQEIDYRRMFGQMAKWVAQIDDARRIPEYMSHAFHTATSGRPGPVVLALPEDVLSDACAMVPGAPAYQRVAAAPSPAQIARLTALLDDAQRPMVIAGGSGWTPDACADLRRFVENWQLPIGLAFRFQDTFDNEHANYAGDVGLGINPALAQRIRDADLLIVVGPRLGESTTGGYTLLDIPKTKQTLVHVHQGADELGRVYAADLPIVSGMPEIASALAATRPSVEQPAWHGAAEEAHRAYLEWRKPRAIPGDVQLGEIVQQLRARLPDDAIVTNGAGNYAIWLHRHFAYRHFRSQLAPTSGAMGYGVPAAVAAKSMYPQRMVVAFAGDGCFMMSSHELATAMQYELPVIFIVVNNGHYGTIRMHQERHYPNRVHGTGLTNPDFAAFAKSFGAHGETILRTEAFLPAFERAVAAKRPALIEIRMPKEASTPGATLEQIREQGRKLRGE is encoded by the coding sequence ATGCCTCAGTCGAATGCTTCCGCTGATTCCTCTTCCGATACGACCACGGGCGCGCGGCTGATCGTCGATGCGCTGCTCACGCATGGCGTCGAGCGCGTCTTCTGCGTGCCGGGCGAGAGCTTTCTCGCCGTGCTCGATTCGCTGCATGACGAAACCGAACGCGTTCAAACGGTGGTCTGCCGGCATGAAGCCGCGGCCGCGAATATGGCCGAAGCGGTCGGCAAGCTGACCGGGCGGCCTGGCGTGGCGATCGTTACGCGCGGACCCGGCGCGACGCATGCTTCGATCGGCGTCCACACGGCGTTTCAGGATTCGACGCCGATGATTCTGCTGATCGGCCAATGCGCGCGCGAGCATCTCGACCGTGAGGCTTTCCAGGAAATCGACTACCGGCGCATGTTCGGTCAGATGGCGAAATGGGTCGCGCAGATCGACGACGCGCGGCGCATTCCCGAATATATGAGCCATGCGTTTCATACGGCGACGTCGGGCAGGCCGGGGCCGGTCGTACTCGCGTTGCCCGAAGACGTACTGAGCGACGCATGCGCCATGGTGCCGGGCGCGCCGGCCTATCAGCGCGTCGCGGCCGCGCCGTCGCCGGCGCAGATTGCGCGGCTGACGGCACTGCTCGACGACGCGCAGCGGCCGATGGTGATTGCAGGCGGCAGCGGCTGGACACCCGATGCGTGCGCCGATCTACGCCGCTTCGTCGAAAACTGGCAGTTGCCGATCGGCCTGGCATTCCGCTTCCAGGACACTTTCGACAACGAGCACGCGAACTACGCAGGCGATGTCGGCCTCGGCATCAATCCGGCGCTCGCGCAACGCATTCGCGACGCCGATCTGCTGATCGTCGTCGGGCCACGTCTTGGCGAATCGACGACGGGCGGCTATACGCTGCTCGACATCCCGAAGACGAAACAGACGCTCGTGCACGTGCATCAAGGCGCCGACGAACTCGGACGCGTCTATGCGGCGGACTTGCCGATCGTATCGGGCATGCCGGAGATCGCATCCGCGCTCGCGGCGACGCGGCCGTCGGTTGAACAACCGGCGTGGCATGGCGCCGCGGAAGAAGCGCACCGGGCGTATCTCGAATGGCGCAAGCCGCGCGCGATTCCGGGCGACGTGCAGCTTGGCGAGATCGTGCAGCAACTGCGTGCGCGCTTGCCCGACGACGCGATCGTCACGAATGGCGCCGGCAACTACGCGATCTGGCTGCATCGTCATTTCGCGTACCGTCACTTCCGTTCGCAACTGGCGCCGACCAGCGGTGCGATGGGCTACGGCGTGCCGGCCGCGGTCGCGGCGAAGTCGATGTATCCGCAACGAATGGTCGTCGCCTTCGCGGGCGACGGCTGCTTCATGATGTCGAGCCACGAACTGGCGACCGCAATGCAATATGAATTGCCGGTGATTTTTATCGTCGTGAATAACGGGCATTACGGCACGATACGCATGCATCAGGAGCGGCATTATCCAAACCGTGTACACGGCACCGGTTTGACGAATCCGGATTTCGCGGCATTCGCGAAGTCGTTCGGCGCGCATGGCGAGACGATTTTGCGCACCGAGGCGTTTCTGCCGGCCTTCGAGCGCGCCGTTGCGGCGAAGCGCCCGGCGCTGATCGAGATTCGGATGCCGAAGGAAGCGAGCACGCCGGGCGCGACGCTCGAACAGATCCGGGAGCAGGGCAGGAAACTGCGCGGCGAGTGA
- a CDS encoding L-serine ammonia-lyase produces MAVSVFDLFKIGIGPSSSHTVGPMRAALMFAQGLERDGLLESTAAVKVDLYGSLGATGKGHGTDRGVMLGLLGDAPDTVNPQTIGERLDAIRTSRTLALLGKHDVPFVPKDQISFYRQALPEHPNGLKLRAFDAQGGTLRESTYLSVGGGFVVTAGAPNTKVLAAVDERAHPFRTGTELLEMCQSAGKSIAQLMWENERAWHTDDETRAGLLQIWDVMQSCVARGCGIGNPDADGTLPGPFQVKRRAPQLYRALANNPERALQDPLSMVDWINLYAIAVNEENAAGGRVVTAPTNGAAGIIPAVLHYYTRFMPGSNQQGVIDFLMTAAAIGILYKLNASISGAEVGCQGEVGVACSMAAGALAAVMGGTPSQVENAAEIGMEHNLGLTCDPVGGMVQIPCIERNAMASVKAVNAARMALRGDGSHYVSLDSVIKTMRETGADMKTKYKETSRGGLAVNIIEC; encoded by the coding sequence ATGGCAGTCAGCGTATTCGACCTCTTCAAAATCGGAATCGGTCCGTCCAGTTCGCACACCGTCGGCCCGATGCGCGCCGCGCTGATGTTTGCCCAAGGACTCGAACGCGATGGCCTGCTCGAATCGACCGCAGCGGTGAAGGTCGACCTCTACGGCTCGCTCGGCGCGACCGGCAAAGGCCACGGCACCGACCGCGGCGTCATGCTCGGCCTGCTCGGCGACGCGCCCGACACCGTCAATCCGCAAACCATCGGCGAACGGCTCGACGCAATCCGAACGTCGCGCACGCTTGCGCTGCTCGGCAAGCACGACGTGCCGTTCGTGCCGAAAGATCAGATTTCGTTTTACCGCCAGGCGCTGCCCGAGCATCCGAACGGGCTCAAGCTGCGCGCGTTCGATGCGCAAGGCGGCACGTTGCGCGAATCGACGTATCTGTCGGTCGGCGGCGGATTCGTCGTCACCGCGGGCGCGCCGAATACGAAGGTGCTAGCGGCCGTCGACGAGCGCGCGCATCCGTTCCGTACCGGAACCGAACTGCTCGAGATGTGCCAGTCGGCGGGCAAGTCGATCGCGCAACTGATGTGGGAAAACGAGCGCGCATGGCATACCGACGACGAAACGCGCGCCGGCCTGCTGCAGATCTGGGACGTCATGCAATCGTGCGTCGCGCGCGGCTGCGGCATCGGCAACCCCGACGCGGACGGCACGCTGCCCGGTCCGTTCCAGGTGAAGCGCCGCGCACCGCAGCTGTATCGCGCGCTCGCGAATAACCCCGAGCGCGCGCTGCAGGATCCGCTGTCGATGGTCGACTGGATCAATCTGTACGCAATCGCCGTCAACGAAGAAAACGCCGCGGGCGGACGCGTCGTCACCGCGCCGACCAATGGCGCGGCCGGCATTATCCCGGCCGTGCTGCACTACTACACGCGTTTCATGCCGGGCTCGAACCAGCAAGGCGTCATCGATTTTCTGATGACGGCCGCGGCGATCGGCATTCTGTACAAGCTCAATGCGTCGATTTCGGGCGCCGAAGTCGGATGTCAGGGCGAAGTCGGCGTCGCGTGCTCGATGGCGGCCGGCGCGCTGGCCGCGGTCATGGGCGGCACGCCGTCGCAGGTCGAAAACGCGGCCGAGATCGGCATGGAGCACAACCTCGGGCTCACCTGCGACCCGGTCGGCGGCATGGTGCAGATTCCGTGCATCGAACGCAATGCGATGGCGTCGGTGAAGGCCGTCAACGCGGCGCGCATGGCGCTGCGCGGCGACGGCAGCCATTACGTGTCGCTCGATTCGGTCATCAAGACGATGCGCGAGACCGGCGCCGATATGAAAACGAAATACAAGGAAACGTCGCGCGGCGGCCTTGCGGTGAACATCATCGAGTGCTGA
- a CDS encoding alginate lyase family protein, translating to MNFCAAPALQSSERTNSDPGVKALVANVQAHLNDSPRALPKLHTEGTLPHEGIYDQSKAAEQDLDLLRDAALAWRATGDERYLKYVDRVLYAWVTTYQPSFNAIDESPFEGLILAYDMTASALPVKTRNAAMAFLTKLANGYIAQIDAQPRPLTGTFRNNWQSHRVKLISMAAFTLDNRKMIDAAQRLFIEHINDNIAPDGSTVDFAERDALHYVTYDLQPLVVAALAARRHNRNWLPQRAPSGATLAAALAWLTPYATGAKTHDEFVHSQVPFDAKRREAGIPGFTGPWNPKDAAELFHLAARLDGKYTPIALKLAPTPPAWLAVCLPLPARAQ from the coding sequence ATGAACTTCTGCGCCGCGCCCGCGCTGCAATCGAGCGAGCGCACCAACTCCGACCCGGGCGTGAAAGCGCTCGTCGCGAACGTGCAGGCGCATCTGAACGACTCGCCGCGCGCCTTGCCGAAGTTGCACACCGAAGGCACGCTGCCGCACGAAGGCATCTACGATCAGAGCAAGGCGGCCGAGCAGGATCTCGACCTGCTGCGCGACGCGGCGCTCGCCTGGCGCGCAACCGGCGACGAGCGCTATCTGAAGTACGTCGACCGCGTGCTCTACGCATGGGTGACCACCTACCAGCCGAGCTTCAACGCGATCGACGAATCGCCGTTCGAAGGACTGATTCTGGCCTACGACATGACCGCGAGCGCGCTGCCCGTCAAAACGCGCAATGCGGCCATGGCGTTTCTGACGAAGCTCGCAAATGGCTATATCGCGCAGATCGACGCGCAGCCGCGGCCGCTCACGGGCACTTTTCGCAACAATTGGCAAAGCCACCGCGTGAAGCTGATCTCGATGGCGGCCTTTACGCTCGATAACCGCAAGATGATCGATGCGGCGCAGCGTCTCTTTATCGAGCACATCAACGACAACATCGCACCGGACGGCTCGACCGTCGATTTCGCCGAGCGCGACGCGCTGCACTACGTGACGTACGACCTGCAGCCGCTCGTGGTCGCGGCGCTCGCCGCGCGCCGGCACAACCGCAACTGGCTGCCGCAACGCGCGCCGAGCGGCGCGACGCTGGCCGCGGCGCTCGCGTGGCTCACGCCGTACGCGACGGGCGCGAAAACACACGACGAATTCGTGCATTCGCAAGTGCCATTCGATGCGAAACGACGCGAAGCGGGCATTCCCGGCTTCACGGGGCCCTGGAACCCGAAAGACGCGGCGGAGCTCTTTCACCTCGCCGCGCGGCTCGACGGCAAATACACGCCGATCGCGCTAAAACTGGCGCCGACGCCGCCCGCGTGGCTCGCCGTGTGCCTGCCGTTGCCGGCGCGCGCGCAGTAA
- a CDS encoding sugar 3,4-ketoisomerase, translating into MPLNDCRIIELPKITDPRGNLTFVEGGNHIPFDIRRVYYLYDVPGGSDRGAHAHRNLHQFVVAMSGSCDIVLDDGDRQRRFHLNRSYYGLYICPMMWRTLDNFSSGGVCMVLASEVYDPADYIRDHNEFLSIARRKETVTA; encoded by the coding sequence ATGCCGCTGAATGATTGCCGAATCATCGAGCTGCCGAAGATTACCGACCCGCGCGGCAATCTGACCTTCGTCGAAGGCGGCAATCACATTCCATTCGACATCCGTCGCGTGTATTACCTGTACGACGTGCCGGGCGGGTCGGATCGCGGCGCGCACGCGCACAGGAATCTGCATCAGTTCGTGGTGGCGATGTCGGGCAGCTGCGACATCGTGCTCGACGACGGCGACCGTCAGCGGCGTTTTCATCTGAACCGCTCGTACTACGGTCTCTATATCTGCCCGATGATGTGGCGCACGCTCGACAACTTCTCATCGGGCGGCGTGTGCATGGTGCTAGCATCGGAAGTCTACGATCCGGCCGACTACATTCGCGACCACAACGAATTTCTGTCGATCGCGCGCCGCAAAGAAACCGTGACGGCCTGA
- a CDS encoding DegT/DnrJ/EryC1/StrS family aminotransferase, protein MTIDFLNLKRVNAPHDAAIRVAIDRVLQSGWYVLGDETSAFEREFADYCGVAHCIGVANGLDALHLILRAYGIGAGDEVIVPSNTFIATWLAVSQAGARVVPVEPDERTCNIDPKLIEAAITPRTRAIMPEHLYGQPADMEPINAIARRHGVRVIEDAAQAHGARYRGRRAGSLGDGGAITTNDHALAATLRKLRNYGSSVKYGHDMAGVNSRLDEMQSAVLRVKLRHLDAENARRAAVAAAYTEALGHTPLELPHVLEGAEPVWHLYVVRAANRAALQAHLNAKGIGTLVHYPTACHRQQAYANEAWPALPIAERLQDRVLSLPMAPYLDASDIEAVTASVLEHFS, encoded by the coding sequence ATGACAATCGATTTTCTCAATCTCAAACGGGTCAACGCGCCGCACGATGCGGCGATTCGCGTGGCGATCGACCGGGTGCTGCAATCCGGCTGGTATGTGCTCGGCGACGAAACGTCGGCGTTCGAGCGCGAGTTCGCCGATTACTGCGGCGTTGCGCATTGCATTGGGGTCGCCAACGGCCTCGACGCGCTGCACCTGATCTTGCGCGCGTACGGAATCGGCGCGGGCGACGAAGTGATCGTGCCGTCCAACACGTTTATTGCGACCTGGCTCGCGGTGAGCCAGGCGGGCGCGCGCGTCGTGCCCGTCGAACCGGACGAGCGCACCTGCAACATCGATCCGAAGCTGATCGAAGCCGCCATCACACCGCGCACGCGCGCCATCATGCCGGAGCATCTGTACGGCCAGCCAGCAGACATGGAACCGATCAACGCGATCGCACGAAGGCACGGAGTGCGCGTGATCGAGGATGCCGCCCAGGCACACGGCGCGCGCTATCGCGGCCGGCGCGCGGGCAGCCTCGGCGACGGCGGCGCCATCACCACGAACGACCACGCGCTCGCCGCAACGCTGCGCAAACTGCGCAACTACGGATCGAGCGTGAAATACGGGCACGACATGGCGGGCGTCAATTCGCGACTCGACGAGATGCAGTCCGCTGTTCTGCGCGTGAAGCTGCGTCACCTCGATGCCGAGAACGCTCGACGTGCCGCGGTGGCTGCCGCCTATACGGAAGCGCTCGGGCATACGCCGCTGGAATTACCGCATGTGTTGGAGGGCGCCGAGCCCGTGTGGCATCTGTACGTCGTCAGAGCCGCGAATCGCGCTGCGCTGCAGGCGCATCTGAACGCAAAAGGAATCGGCACGCTGGTGCACTACCCGACGGCGTGTCACCGTCAGCAAGCCTATGCGAACGAAGCGTGGCCCGCGTTACCGATTGCTGAGCGTCTGCAGGATCGCGTACTGAGCCTGCCGATGGCGCCGTACCTCGACGCCTCCGACATCGAAGCCGTGACCGCGAGCGTGCTCGAGCATTTCTCCTGA
- a CDS encoding glycosyltransferase family 2 protein, with translation MQITTVVPAFKPKYLNELLTALHHQTVKPARIIISDDSPNGAFKAALLSEPLKSATQAMNIEVIDGPRQGAFANCRHLLKAWNGATPLIHFLLDDDVIYPLFYERHTMAHATGKFDCTVSMRWTAIESGQPVAQLPRPDVIAQHQHRILSLEPDFVFATTIPQCNNWFGELSNAVFNHEVADLLAESRMEGISFEGLGDIGFFLSASLKKPLGYLNEPLSYFRTSPTQNTQQIASHDFKCGLMAWIALALAGKRMQKVQPQQAAQCFAQIGAALQHRYPADQQMAQFCELASAMARGDAHAEARFVDAWHAFIPAR, from the coding sequence ATGCAAATCACCACCGTTGTCCCAGCGTTCAAGCCAAAGTATCTAAACGAGCTTCTGACGGCGCTACATCATCAGACGGTCAAGCCAGCGCGAATCATTATCTCGGACGACAGCCCTAACGGCGCCTTCAAGGCGGCGCTGCTGAGCGAGCCGCTCAAGTCCGCAACCCAGGCGATGAATATCGAGGTGATCGACGGCCCGCGCCAGGGCGCGTTCGCCAATTGCCGTCATCTGCTGAAAGCGTGGAACGGCGCGACACCACTCATCCATTTCCTGCTGGACGACGACGTGATCTACCCGCTCTTCTACGAACGGCACACGATGGCTCATGCGACCGGCAAGTTCGATTGCACGGTCAGCATGCGCTGGACGGCCATCGAGTCGGGGCAACCGGTCGCGCAATTGCCTCGTCCCGATGTGATTGCGCAGCATCAGCATCGCATCCTGTCGCTGGAGCCGGATTTCGTATTCGCTACCACGATCCCTCAATGCAATAACTGGTTTGGCGAGCTATCGAATGCAGTGTTCAATCATGAGGTCGCGGACTTGCTGGCGGAATCGCGTATGGAAGGCATCTCATTCGAAGGCCTCGGCGATATCGGCTTCTTCCTGTCCGCCAGCCTTAAAAAGCCTCTTGGTTACCTGAACGAACCGCTCAGTTATTTCCGGACCAGCCCGACGCAGAACACGCAACAGATTGCCAGTCACGATTTCAAATGCGGGCTGATGGCCTGGATTGCGCTCGCGCTGGCCGGCAAGCGCATGCAGAAGGTACAGCCGCAGCAGGCGGCGCAATGCTTCGCTCAAATAGGGGCAGCGCTGCAGCATCGCTATCCGGCTGACCAACAAATGGCGCAGTTTTGCGAACTGGCATCCGCGATGGCTCGCGGCGATGCGCATGCCGAAGCGCGTTTCGTGGACGCGTGGCACGCTTTCATTCCGGCGCGTTGA
- the gcvP gene encoding aminomethyl-transferring glycine dehydrogenase produces the protein MKLEHPDRLMNRTPLSLAALEVHDAFAERHIGPDAADQQAMLDALGFASRAALIDAVIPKAIRRADALPLGPFAEPKSEAEALAALRALADKNQVFRSYIGQGYYNAHTPAVILRNVMENPAWYTAYTPYQPEISQGRLEALLNYQQMIVDLTGLAMSNASLLDEATAAAEAMTLLQRVGKSQSNVFYVADDVLPQTIEVVKTRATPVGIEVKVGPAADAAKANAFGVLLQYPGANGDVRDYRALADAVHAAGGHVIAAADLLALTVLTPPAEWGADVAVGNSQRFGVPVGFGGPHAAYLAVRDEFKRQMPGRLVGVTVDAQGNPALRLALQTREQHIRREKATSNVCTAQALLAIMASMYAVYHGPQGLKTIALRVNRMAALLAAGAKHLGYTLVNETFFDTLTFETGARTQALHDAATGKRINLRHVSDTRVGLSLDETTTRADLADLLAAFAQAAFVDNVPTVDELDAQLGASNTFPASLERTSAYLTHHVFNRHHSETEMLRYLRSLSDKDLALDRSMIPLGSCTMKLNATSEMLPVTWPEFGQIHPFAPAEQTVGYREMIDQLEQMLVAATGYAAVSLQPNAGSQGEYAGLLIIHAYHASRGEGHRNVCLIPASAHGTNPASAQMAGMQVVVVACDGQGNVDIEDLKKKAAQHAEKLAAIMITYPSTHGVFEQNVREICEIVHAHGGQVYVDGANMNAMVGLSAPGQFGGDVSHLNLHKTFCIPHGGGGPGVGPVAVGAHLAQFLPNQTSTGYERDAHGIGAVSAAPYGSASILPISWMYIAMMGAANLTAASETAILNANYVAKQLAPHYPVLYAGPGGLVAHECILDLRPIKDTSGISVDDVAKRLMDYGFHAPTMSFPVPGTLMVEPTESESKEELDRFIEAMIAIRDEIRAVEEGRADREDNPLKHAPHTAAAVVADDWKHAYSRETAAYPLPTLIARKYWPPVGRADNAYGDRNLFCSCVPVADYE, from the coding sequence ATGAAGCTCGAACACCCGGACCGTCTGATGAACCGCACCCCTCTCTCGCTCGCTGCGCTCGAAGTGCACGATGCCTTTGCCGAACGGCACATCGGTCCCGATGCCGCCGATCAGCAGGCGATGCTCGACGCGCTTGGCTTCGCCTCGCGCGCCGCGTTGATCGATGCGGTGATTCCTAAGGCGATCCGGCGTGCCGATGCGCTGCCGCTCGGTCCGTTCGCGGAACCGAAAAGCGAGGCAGAGGCGCTCGCTGCGTTGCGCGCGCTCGCGGACAAGAACCAGGTGTTCCGCTCGTATATCGGGCAGGGCTACTACAACGCGCACACGCCGGCCGTGATTTTGCGCAACGTGATGGAGAACCCGGCGTGGTACACGGCGTACACGCCGTATCAGCCGGAAATCTCGCAAGGCCGTCTCGAGGCGCTGCTCAACTATCAGCAGATGATCGTCGACCTGACGGGCCTCGCGATGTCGAATGCGTCGCTGCTCGACGAAGCGACCGCTGCCGCCGAAGCGATGACGCTGCTGCAGCGCGTCGGCAAATCGCAGTCGAACGTGTTCTACGTGGCCGACGACGTTCTGCCGCAAACCATCGAAGTGGTGAAAACGCGCGCGACGCCGGTCGGCATCGAAGTGAAAGTGGGCCCGGCTGCCGATGCCGCGAAAGCGAACGCGTTCGGCGTGCTGCTGCAGTATCCGGGCGCGAACGGCGATGTGCGCGACTACCGCGCGCTCGCCGATGCGGTGCACGCAGCGGGCGGCCACGTGATCGCCGCCGCCGATCTGCTCGCGCTGACCGTGCTGACGCCGCCCGCCGAATGGGGCGCGGACGTCGCCGTCGGCAACTCGCAGCGCTTCGGCGTGCCGGTCGGCTTCGGCGGCCCGCATGCCGCGTATCTCGCGGTGCGCGACGAATTCAAGCGGCAGATGCCGGGGCGCCTTGTCGGCGTGACCGTCGACGCGCAGGGCAACCCGGCGCTGCGTCTCGCGCTGCAAACGCGCGAGCAGCATATCCGCCGCGAAAAGGCGACGTCGAATGTGTGTACCGCGCAGGCGCTGCTCGCGATCATGGCGAGCATGTATGCGGTCTATCACGGCCCGCAAGGCCTGAAGACGATCGCGCTGCGCGTGAACCGCATGGCCGCCTTGCTTGCAGCAGGCGCGAAACACCTCGGCTATACGCTCGTCAACGAAACGTTCTTCGATACGCTGACGTTCGAAACGGGCGCGCGCACGCAGGCGCTGCACGACGCGGCGACGGGCAAGCGCATCAATCTGCGCCATGTCAGCGACACGCGCGTCGGCCTCTCGCTCGACGAAACCACGACGCGCGCGGACCTCGCCGATCTGCTCGCCGCTTTCGCGCAAGCTGCGTTCGTCGATAACGTGCCGACCGTCGACGAACTCGACGCGCAACTGGGCGCCTCGAACACGTTTCCGGCGTCGCTCGAACGCACGAGCGCGTACCTCACGCATCATGTGTTCAACCGGCACCATTCGGAAACGGAAATGCTGCGCTATCTGCGCAGCCTGTCGGACAAGGATCTCGCGCTCGACCGCTCGATGATCCCGCTCGGCTCGTGCACGATGAAGCTGAACGCGACCTCGGAAATGCTGCCGGTCACGTGGCCCGAGTTCGGCCAGATCCACCCGTTCGCGCCGGCCGAGCAGACGGTCGGCTACCGCGAAATGATCGATCAGCTCGAACAGATGCTCGTCGCCGCGACCGGCTACGCGGCTGTCTCGCTGCAGCCGAATGCAGGCTCGCAGGGCGAGTACGCGGGTCTGTTGATCATTCACGCGTATCACGCGTCGCGCGGCGAAGGGCATCGCAATGTGTGCCTGATTCCGGCGTCCGCGCACGGCACGAACCCGGCGTCGGCGCAAATGGCGGGCATGCAGGTGGTGGTCGTTGCATGCGATGGGCAGGGCAACGTCGATATCGAAGATCTGAAGAAGAAGGCCGCGCAGCACGCTGAAAAGCTCGCCGCGATCATGATCACGTATCCGTCGACGCACGGCGTGTTCGAGCAGAACGTGCGCGAGATTTGCGAGATCGTGCATGCGCACGGCGGCCAGGTCTACGTGGACGGCGCGAACATGAACGCGATGGTCGGGTTGAGCGCGCCGGGTCAGTTCGGCGGCGACGTGTCGCACCTGAATCTGCACAAGACGTTCTGCATTCCGCACGGCGGCGGCGGACCGGGCGTCGGGCCGGTTGCGGTCGGCGCGCACCTTGCGCAGTTCCTGCCGAACCAGACGTCGACCGGCTACGAGCGCGACGCGCACGGCATCGGCGCGGTGTCCGCGGCGCCATACGGCTCGGCGTCGATTCTGCCGATCTCGTGGATGTATATCGCGATGATGGGCGCGGCCAATCTCACGGCGGCCAGCGAGACCGCGATCCTGAACGCGAACTACGTCGCGAAGCAGCTCGCGCCGCACTATCCGGTGCTGTATGCGGGGCCGGGCGGGCTCGTCGCGCACGAGTGCATTCTCGATCTGCGGCCGATCAAGGACACGAGCGGCATTTCGGTGGACGACGTCGCGAAGCGGCTGATGGACTACGGCTTCCACGCGCCGACCATGAGCTTCCCGGTGCCGGGCACGCTGATGGTCGAGCCGACCGAGTCGGAGTCGAAGGAAGAGCTCGACCGCTTTATCGAAGCGATGATCGCGATTCGCGACGAAATCCGCGCCGTCGAAGAAGGCCGCGCCGATCGCGAGGACAATCCGCTCAAGCACGCGCCGCATACGGCGGCGGCGGTGGTGGCGGATGACTGGAAGCACGCGTATTCGCGCGAAACGGCTGCTTATCCGCTGCCGACGCTGATCGCGCGGAAGTATTGGCCGCCGGTGGGTCGTGCCGATAACGCGTATGGCGATCGCAATCTGTTTTGCTCGTGCGTGCCGGTGGCGGATTACGAGTAA
- the gcvH gene encoding glycine cleavage system protein GcvH, protein MSIPADLKYTESHEWVRTEADGTLTVGITDHAQEALGDIVFFEVQQLGKTVAAGDTVAVIESVKAASDIYAPVSGEIIEMNQSVVDTPDSVNSAPYENWLFKVKPTAGAAQDRLIDAAAYGKSIGE, encoded by the coding sequence ATGAGCATCCCGGCCGATCTGAAATACACCGAATCGCATGAATGGGTCCGCACCGAAGCGGACGGCACGCTGACGGTCGGTATCACCGACCACGCGCAGGAAGCGCTCGGCGATATCGTCTTCTTCGAAGTGCAGCAACTGGGCAAGACCGTCGCAGCCGGCGACACGGTCGCCGTCATCGAATCGGTCAAGGCCGCTTCCGATATCTATGCGCCGGTTTCGGGCGAGATCATCGAGATGAATCAGAGCGTGGTGGATACGCCCGATTCGGTGAACAGCGCACCGTATGAAAACTGGCTCTTCAAGGTCAAGCCGACCGCCGGCGCAGCGCAAGACCGGCTGATCGACGCCGCCGCCTACGGCAAGTCGATCGGCGAGTAA